A region from the Acanthopagrus latus isolate v.2019 chromosome 8, fAcaLat1.1, whole genome shotgun sequence genome encodes:
- the LOC119023818 gene encoding BTB/POZ domain-containing protein kctd15-like isoform X1, whose amino-acid sequence MSSVSVSSQEGRSMSRMSLSRSPSSPMTAQGIPSPAQLTKANAPVHIDVGGHMYTSSLATLTKYPESRIGRLFSGTEPIVLDSLKQHYFIDRDGDIFRYILSFLRTCKLLLPEDFKDFPQLYEEARFYQLTPMVRELERWQVERESQRAPPCECLVVRVTPDLGERIALSGEKVLIEEIFPETGDVMCNSVNAGWNQDPTHVIRFPLNGYCRLNSVQVLERLFQKGFSIKASCGGGVDSSQFSEYILCRELRHSQSISTTPVRIKQEPLD is encoded by the exons ATGTCCTCTGTGTCGGTGTCCTCTCAG GAGGGGCGGAGCATGTCCAGGATGTCTCTGAGCCGTTCACCCTCGTCCCCGATGACCGCCCAGGGCATCCCGTCACCCGCCCAGCTCACCAAGGCCAACGCCCCGGTCCACATTGACGTGGGAGGGCACATGTACACCAGCAGCCTGGCAACGCTCACCAAATACCCCGAGTCCAG GATCGGTCGTCTGTTTAGCGGCACTGAGCCGATCGTGTTGGACAGTCTGAAGCAGCACTACTTCATCGACAGAGACGGAGACATCTTCCGCTACATCCTCAGCTTCCTGCGCACCTGCAAACTGCTGCTGCCCGAAGACTTTAAG GACTTCCCTCAGCTGTACGAGGAGGCTCGGTTCTACCAGCTGACTCCAATGGTTCGGGAGCTGGAGCGATGGCAGGTGGAGCGAGAGTCCCAGCGGGCTCCACCCTGTGAGTGTCTTGTGGTTCGCGTCACTCCTGATCTTGGCGAGAGGATCGCGCTGAGTGGAGAGAAGGTTCTGATCGAGGAGATCTTCCCCGAAACCGGAGACGTCATGTGTAACTCCGTCAACGCCGGCTGGAACCAGGACCCCACCCACGTCATCCGCTTCCCCCTCAACGGCTACTGCAGACTCAACTCTGTGCAG GTCCTGGAGCGTCTGTTTCAGAAGGGCTTCAGCATCAAGGCGTCCTGCGGCGGAGGCGTCGACTCGTCCCAGTTCAGCGAGTACATCCTGTGTCGTGAGCTGCGGCACAGCCAGTCCATCTCCACCACCCCGGTCCGGATCAAACAGGAACCTCTGGACTGA
- the LOC119023818 gene encoding BTB/POZ domain-containing protein kctd15-like isoform X2 — protein sequence MSRMSLSRSPSSPMTAQGIPSPAQLTKANAPVHIDVGGHMYTSSLATLTKYPESRIGRLFSGTEPIVLDSLKQHYFIDRDGDIFRYILSFLRTCKLLLPEDFKDFPQLYEEARFYQLTPMVRELERWQVERESQRAPPCECLVVRVTPDLGERIALSGEKVLIEEIFPETGDVMCNSVNAGWNQDPTHVIRFPLNGYCRLNSVQVLERLFQKGFSIKASCGGGVDSSQFSEYILCRELRHSQSISTTPVRIKQEPLD from the exons ATGTCCAGGATGTCTCTGAGCCGTTCACCCTCGTCCCCGATGACCGCCCAGGGCATCCCGTCACCCGCCCAGCTCACCAAGGCCAACGCCCCGGTCCACATTGACGTGGGAGGGCACATGTACACCAGCAGCCTGGCAACGCTCACCAAATACCCCGAGTCCAG GATCGGTCGTCTGTTTAGCGGCACTGAGCCGATCGTGTTGGACAGTCTGAAGCAGCACTACTTCATCGACAGAGACGGAGACATCTTCCGCTACATCCTCAGCTTCCTGCGCACCTGCAAACTGCTGCTGCCCGAAGACTTTAAG GACTTCCCTCAGCTGTACGAGGAGGCTCGGTTCTACCAGCTGACTCCAATGGTTCGGGAGCTGGAGCGATGGCAGGTGGAGCGAGAGTCCCAGCGGGCTCCACCCTGTGAGTGTCTTGTGGTTCGCGTCACTCCTGATCTTGGCGAGAGGATCGCGCTGAGTGGAGAGAAGGTTCTGATCGAGGAGATCTTCCCCGAAACCGGAGACGTCATGTGTAACTCCGTCAACGCCGGCTGGAACCAGGACCCCACCCACGTCATCCGCTTCCCCCTCAACGGCTACTGCAGACTCAACTCTGTGCAG GTCCTGGAGCGTCTGTTTCAGAAGGGCTTCAGCATCAAGGCGTCCTGCGGCGGAGGCGTCGACTCGTCCCAGTTCAGCGAGTACATCCTGTGTCGTGAGCTGCGGCACAGCCAGTCCATCTCCACCACCCCGGTCCGGATCAAACAGGAACCTCTGGACTGA